From the genome of Lotus japonicus ecotype B-129 chromosome 6, LjGifu_v1.2, one region includes:
- the LOC130724971 gene encoding uncharacterized protein LOC130724971 produces MARQATAAALSFSPQQGSRTDNHRNMAHILTAATLTSKLDLTDDTPVVQNVKIKVHKDNAAPVVDETPTEELDKSDTGPAAQKRKIGKRIPENVHAAPLDNISFHSEESVGKWKYVYQRRIAQERELTGEILHCQEIMKLLEAAGLLKTVTEIGGCYDKLVGEFIVNVTTNCTVSGHPDFRKVFVRGKCVHFSPEIINQYLGRSTVATGNEELSLSAITKELTAGQTMVWPAKGLLSSTYLSVKYAILNRIGAANWAPTTHSSDVSSGLAKLIYLVGTQTQFDFGEYVFAQTMKHAETFAVRLPIGFPCLICGIILSQHPQILLDDEVPSKKASLLTIDSRLLAGAHVSDVADLAEMTQGEGTSSQKTPETPIAALIAVSKMLQDTITSCTLRKKNVDTLILQLTKGKRPLEDNAAANDRDDVGTSDDDTTSD; encoded by the exons ATGGCTCGTCAAGCCACTGCAGCAGCACTCAGTTTCTCACCGCAGCAGGGCTCACGCACTGACAATCACCGCAACATGGCTCATATTCTCACCGCAGCAACGCTGAC atcaaaacttgatcttacagatgaTACTCCTGTTGTCCAGAATGTCAAGATAAAGGTTCACAAAGACAATGCTGCTCCTGTTGTTGATGAGACTCCAACTGAGGAGTTGGATAAGTCAGATACTGGTCCTGCTGCTCAGAAGCGCAAGATTGGGAAACGAATTCCAGAAAATGTGCATGCTGCTCCTTTGGATAATATTTCTTTTCACTCTGAAGAGAGTGTTGGTAAGTGGAAGTATGTTTATCAGCGCAGGATTGCTCAAGAGAGGGAATTGACTGGGGAGATTCTGCATTGTCAAGAAATCATGAAACTTCTTGAGGCTGCTGGGTTATTGAAAACTGTTACTGAGATAGGTGGCTGCTATGACAAGTTGGTGGGAGAATTTATTGTGAATGTGACTACAAATTGCACTGTTTCTGGGCATCCTGATTTCAGGAAAGTTTTTGTGCGTGGTAAGTGTGTCCATTTTTCACCTGAGATCATTAACCAGTATTTGGGGAGGAGCACTGTTGCCACAGGAAATGAAGAGCTGTCATTGAGTGCTATCACTAAAGAACTCACGGCTGGTCAGACTATGGTATGGCCTGCTAAAGGATTGCTGTCTTCTACTTatttgagtgtgaagtatgctatcttGAATCGCATTGGTGCTGCAAATTGGGCTCCTACTACACATAGCTCAGATGTTTCTTCAGGTTTggcaaaattaatttatctggTTGGAACTCAAACTCAGTTTGATTTTGGTGAATATGTCTTTGCTCAAACTATGAAGCATGCTGAAACTTTTGCTGTCAGGCTTCCTATTGGTTTTCCTTGTTTAATTTGTGGGATTATTTTAAGTCAACATCCTCAAATTCTCCTTGATGATGAGGTTCCTAGCAAGAAAGCTAGTCTTCTCACTATTGATTCCAGGCTGCTAGCTGGTGCCCATGTTTCTGATGTTGCTGATTTGGCTGAGATGACTCAGGGGGAGGGTACTTCCTCTCAGAAGACTCCTGAGACTCCAATTGCTGCGCTTATTGCTGTGTCTAAGATGCTTCAGGACACGATTACTAGTTGTACATTGCGGAAGAAGAATGTGGACACTCTCATTCTGCAGTTGACTAAAGGCAAGAGGCCTCTTGAAGACAATGCTGCTGCTAATGATCGAGATGATGTTGGTACTTCTGATGATGATACTACTAGTGATTAG